The Psychroflexus sp. ALD_RP9 region GCGCTTGACGTATTTTTGATTTGAAACGATCGGGAATGCTTTCGTAAGCCACTAAAGCTCTACGGCCATTGCCGCCTGTGCATAAACGCTTCATTTTGTTGCGCCTTAGCAAAGCTTTGTAGTTGTATAAACTCATAATATTGGCAACTTCATAAAGCCATTTGGCTTCAACGCAAAGTGTATGTTGGTAATATTCAAACATAAATTCTTGTTTTATAAAAAGCTGGTCTTTGCCAGCGGTCACGATTTTATACTTATGGTTTAAGTGCCTGTTGGCTCTTGTTTACCCTGAGCGGTGTGGCATTAGTTCCTGCCAAGCGGTTCAATGCTTTGGCAGGTTTTTACTACATTTACGGTGTCTAATCAAAATGCATTTTTATGATCTTAAAGATTGAGGCTTTCCTAGTCTTTGACGTACACCCTCAAGAAGCCGAAGACAATGAGGACTACAACAATTATCTATATTTTTATGAAAGGATTTTTCCTCTGATAGGCTTTCAGAGTGTTCAAGTTTCTGAGGCAATACAGGATGACGATTCGAGTCAACTATTTCTGCAACAAGCCGCCTTAGGCTTAACAATTGAGCATGAGTCAACCAAACTTTATGAAGTTTACAATCTGATACAAATTGCTGAGTCAATTCTGAAGCTACATTCTTCTTTTTATTCTTTAAATCGATTTGATTTTGAGTTACAGTAGTTGATTTTTTAGTTCTGTCCTTTCTAATTTGGCAACAGTTGCAGGATTGTTTGTCCCAAAGTAGCTCGTCAACAAACCTTGATACATGGCTATTGGATTTTATACCGATATAGGATTCTTCTTTATATATCTCACCTTTATCTGAGTCTATAATTACAGTTAATCGCTTTTGTCGTGGCATATCAACATATTGATTGATAATTAAATGTCCTGTTTTATTAAAAGCCATAGCTTAATCATTTAAAATTTGGTTGAACTTTTCTTCTTTTGCCTTTTTGGCAGCGTTTACCATTTGGTAGTATTCCTTCTTGATGCGTTCCGGCATGATGCCAACTCGATCACCACGAATAGACTTTCTTATATAATCGCGGGTATAACTATAAGTTTCGTGGAGTTTTTCGATAACGTCCAAATCATATCTTGGATTTTGATTTTTTTGCTTAGTTTTACTCATTTGTATTATTTGTATTATGTGAAATACAAATATATGCAAGTTATCTTGATTAAAACAAATAAATATGCAAGAAAATTCGATTATAAAGAAAAATATTTTAAAATACCTTGATTTTAAGGGTATTACACAATATAAATTTCATAAAGAAACTGGTATAACTAGAGGCATATTAGTACAAAATAATGGAATGAGTGAAGATAATACGTTGAGATTTCTTGACTATTATAAAGAGGTGAATCCTACTTGGCTACTTACTGGTGAAGGATCTATGCTTAAAACTTCTAAGGCTGAACCTACTGTTGATAAAACCGGTATTCCGCTACTTCCTTTAGATGCTTTTGCTGGTCTTGGCGATACGGCTGTAGATGGTGTTGATTTTGATACTATAGAGGAGCGGTATGTTGTGCCGTTGTTTGAAGGTATTAAAATAGACTTTATGCTTCCGGTTAGAGGCTCGTCTATGTATCCTAAATATAGTTCTGGCGACGTGGTGGCATGTAGGCAAGTAGATGAATTGCTTTACATACAATGGAATAAGGTTTATGTGATTGATACCATTAGCCAAGGTGTTATTATGAAGCGACTGAAAAAAAGTGAGCATCCTGAAAATGTAATTTGTAAGTCTGATAACAAGGATTATGACCCGTTTGAGCTGCCCAAGGATGACATTAGAAATATTGCTTTAGTGGTTGGTGTGATACGTCTTGAGTAGATTTTTAACCTAACTTATTGTATATCATTGATTTAATTAAAATTCAATCTTATTTTTTAGGGTATTATCCCCCTATTAATATTTATTTTTAGATGTTTTAATCCCTCATTGATGGACTTATGTATATTTCAATATACAAATTTGTATAGTCTTTTACGCTACCAATTACGCCACCAATTGCGACACCAAATCTAAATTTTGAGTTTTAACAGAAGACTAAATAGCATCTTCCCGAGGTCAGGAAAATGATGTAAATAATGCCTAAGTTTACGGCATAAAAAAAGCCCTAAACGTAATGTTTAAGGCTGTAATGGTAGTTTTGTAGTGTTACTGTCGTTTAAATGATAGACACGGTCTTAGAGTGGTGTTTAATTACTTTTTAAATTAACCTTAAATGGTAGCTAATGGTAGAAATTGCACCTTTTGTTTTTTTGACCTTTTTTAGACTTATATTTCTAAACCCTTGTATTTATTAGCCTTTTAGGCTTTTTTAGACCTTTTTATATTGTACTATTTGTTTTAAGGGGGTTATGATGATGTTTTAATAAAAATCCGACCACAAATTATGCTTTACTTCAAACATTTGTAAAAGACTAATATTAAATTATTAAATCTAAAAGAGTTTACTAATCTTCTTATTTCTTTACAATGCGATGTACAGATATAAGTTGTGAATCAGATTCTATATGCAAAAAATAAACCCCATTTGCTAAGTCATTAATATTAATATAATCTCGATTTTCGTAAATTGAAAAAGACTTAACGATTTGTCCATTTGGGTTATAGATAATTACCTTGGATGCCTTGGTATTTATTTCTTTTAAGTGTAGTATATCACTAGTTGGATTAGGATAAACAAAAAACTTATTTTCAGTACTTTCAAAATTTTCATTGCTTAAAGTTGCTTCAATATCCAAGGTGAAAATATCTGATCTGTGACTCACAGCTACTAAAGTGTTCTCCGAAATATAAAAATTATTGCAGCAGTTAAGATCTTCAATAGTATTGTCGTTTATAAGTTGCCAAGAATTTCCTGCATCAAGAGTTCTATAAACACTACCAGAACTAGAAAGTCCTAGAGCATAATTAGCGTCAAAAAACTTATAATAAAATACATAGCCCGGAAATTGATTTAAACTAAAGGTATTTCCACCATCAGTTGTTATATATTGGCCAATATAAAATGTATTTGCGTCAATTAAATTAATTGAAGAGTAGCTGCCTCCATTATAGTTTATTTCTGTCCATGTGTCTCCACCATCATTAGTTTTGTAAAACCCACTAACAGTTCCTAACACTCCAAACTCATTATCTAAAAATTGTATGGACTCCACACTACTAAAATTAGAATTAAATGTCCATCCAATACTATTTTGATAGCGATATAATCCAGTATCACCCCAACCAAAGCCACCACCAACAAAAAAATCATTTTCAGATTTTAACCAAGCTGCTTTTGGTATAAATTGCTCTGTTATATTTGCTCCGTTTATGGTACTCCATGTGTCTCCATAATCAGAGCTATAAGCTACTTTGTTAATTAATTGATTTGTAGTAATCGCTTTACCATTTGATAAAAAGTGTACTACATAACAGCAAGCATTAGATGGTATATTTACTTCTTCCCAATTAATACCACCATCTGTAGTTCTAAATAATAAATGATCATAAACAGCACTATTTGCTGAATAAATGCCAACAATTAATCCATCATTTTCATTTGCAAACGAAACCCCTTCTAAATCACTCATAGTTACACCATCTAAATGTGTTGTCCAAGTGTTACCATTATCTATTGATTGAAAAACTTCACCTTCAGAACCAATGTAGATTTTGTCATTAGAAAATGCAACAGACAATAAATCTTTCCAATAGTTGATTTCGTAGTTTGACCAATTGATTCCCATGTCTGTTGATTGTAAAACTATTCCATAATCACATACTGCTACATACTTACCATTATTATATTTTACATCATTGATGTGCTTTGTCGTTCCACTTACAGCTTCTGTCCAAGTAACACCTCCATCATTGGTGTTAAATACGTGTCCTCCTGAGCCAACAATAATACCTTGTATCGAGTTGATAAATAAGATTTTATTTAAATTCCAATAGCTTTCAATTGGTAAAACAATTTCGTTCCAAGTGTTTCCACCATCTGTTGTACTAATAAAAGTACGTTCTTCTCCACAAGCAAACCCAATATTTTCATTTATGAAAAATACATCTCTTATAGGTTCTGTTGTATTTGTTGGTAATTCTTGCCAAGATAAACCTCCATCTATAGTCTTGTGTATTCTTCCAGATCCTCCAGACACAAAACCTATATTTTCATTTAGAAAAAATACGTTAGAAAAACCGTAATTATTCAAAGTAAATTGCTCTATAGTTTCGAACTTATTTGAAGTTTTAATTAATTTGTTGTTTGCAACTAAAAAGCCTAAATCATCAGTGAGCATATGAATGTCTTTAGCTTCTAGACTAGGTGCATTTTTATAACTTAAACCATTATCAGTACTAATTAATATATTCTTAAGTGTAGTAGAAGCATCTAAGGCAAATATGGTTTGATCACTTGAAACTTGTATTTCGGTGATATCGGAAATATTTTTTAATGGGTTTCTTTGAATCCAGTCTTGTGCAATAACTGAAGTGCTAAGAAATAAAAATATGATGTAAATAGGACATTTTCTTGAGAT contains the following coding sequences:
- a CDS encoding helix-turn-helix transcriptional regulator, yielding MQENSIIKKNILKYLDFKGITQYKFHKETGITRGILVQNNGMSEDNTLRFLDYYKEVNPTWLLTGEGSMLKTSKAEPTVDKTGIPLLPLDAFAGLGDTAVDGVDFDTIEERYVVPLFEGIKIDFMLPVRGSSMYPKYSSGDVVACRQVDELLYIQWNKVYVIDTISQGVIMKRLKKSEHPENVICKSDNKDYDPFELPKDDIRNIALVVGVIRLE
- a CDS encoding YCF48-related protein; translation: MLISRKCPIYIIFLFLSTSVIAQDWIQRNPLKNISDITEIQVSSDQTIFALDASTTLKNILISTDNGLSYKNAPSLEAKDIHMLTDDLGFLVANNKLIKTSNKFETIEQFTLNNYGFSNVFFLNENIGFVSGGSGRIHKTIDGGLSWQELPTNTTEPIRDVFFINENIGFACGEERTFISTTDGGNTWNEIVLPIESYWNLNKILFINSIQGIIVGSGGHVFNTNDGGVTWTEAVSGTTKHINDVKYNNGKYVAVCDYGIVLQSTDMGINWSNYEINYWKDLLSVAFSNDKIYIGSEGEVFQSIDNGNTWTTHLDGVTMSDLEGVSFANENDGLIVGIYSANSAVYDHLLFRTTDGGINWEEVNIPSNACCYVVHFLSNGKAITTNQLINKVAYSSDYGDTWSTINGANITEQFIPKAAWLKSENDFFVGGGFGWGDTGLYRYQNSIGWTFNSNFSSVESIQFLDNEFGVLGTVSGFYKTNDGGDTWTEINYNGGSYSSINLIDANTFYIGQYITTDGGNTFSLNQFPGYVFYYKFFDANYALGLSSSGSVYRTLDAGNSWQLINDNTIEDLNCCNNFYISENTLVAVSHRSDIFTLDIEATLSNENFESTENKFFVYPNPTSDILHLKEINTKASKVIIYNPNGQIVKSFSIYENRDYININDLANGVYFLHIESDSQLISVHRIVKK